Genomic window (Rossellomorea aquimaris):
CGGGATATTCAGATTATCGCAAAAATGGAGGAGCCACTGATCGTCGTTCTTGGCAATGTGTTGAGTCATGAAGAATGTGATGAACTCATCCAGCTTTCAAAGGATCGTGTGCAGCGTTCGAAGATAGGAAATACCCGTGCCGTCGATGAACTTAGAACGAGCAGCAGCGTTTTCCTTCAAGAAGGTGAACATGACGTTGTAACTAGAGTAGAAAAGAGAGTTTCTCAAATTATGAATATACCTGTCGAGCACGGGGAAGGTCTTCAAATCCTTAACTATAAACCGGGTCAGGAATATAAGGCCCACTTTGATTTCTTTTCGGCATCATCGCGGCCGGTGAAGAATCCGAGAATCAGCACTCTTGTCATGTACTTGAATGACGTAGAGGAAGGCGGGGAAACGTACTTTCCGAAATTGAATTTCTCTGTCTCGCCGCAAAAGGGGATGGCCGTCTACTTCGAGTATTTCTATGATAATCAGGAGCTGAACGACTTGACGTTACATGGCGGAGCACCGGTTGCCATCGGAGATAAATGGGCTGCGACACAGTGGATGAGAAGAAAAGTCTTTAAATAGAACCAAAAGGAGGAGCATCCAGGATGCTCCTCTTTTTTTAGCTGACCGATTTAACTGGTTTAACCATTCCGGTGTTCATTTTTTTCACGTTCACGGTGTGGATGATCATGCCCGTGATGATCAGGGGTATGCCGATAAGGGCGAATCCTGATGGGAATGGAACGGACAGGATCGCTGCTTCTCCCATGATGACGAACAGAATCTGTGTCGATTGTGTCGCTTCCACTGCGGCAAGCTTCCCGGGATTGTGCCTCGCCTGATTCGTCGCTATGAAGAACAGGGACGTCGCAATCACGCCTGAGCAAATGGCGACGATAAAGGATTGCGTCACTTGCGGCGTGCTGGGTGCCCCCACCTTGAAAAACGCATAGCACCCAAGGATCAACCAGAAGGGAGTGCTTGCGATCGTCATCCCGAGCACACGTTGGAAAGTATCAAGCTTTCCTCCGCACACCTCCATCATCTTCCGATTCCCAAGTGGATAAGCAAAGGCTGCGATGATTACAGGCAAGACACCTACGACCATTTCTGAAGGTGACAATCCTCTGGCATTTTCCTGCTGGATGAAAAGGACTCCCACTAAAATAATCGAAGAGATGGCCAGTGCCCTTTTTTGAATGGAGTGCCTGCGCTTAACCGGTCCCGAAGTATAAAACAAGGGAGCGAGCAAGATTCCTGCGACGATGGTAAACTGCCACGTGCCCGCTACAAGCCAGCCCGGTCCATAGGCTGCCGCATAGGTAATAGGACCATAAAAGAGGACAAATCCTACAAAGCTCCACGTCAGCCATTCGAATGGTTTCTTCTTCATTTCAATCCAGACTTGATTTATATTCTTCCTTAAACCTACAATAAGGAAAAGGAAGGGGAGCATAAACAGGAAGCGAAGGGATGAACTCCACATCCAGCTTCCACCAGCGAGCTCCATGGACCGGTTCAGAATAAAGGTGACGGCAAAGAACATAGATGAAATGACACCGAGAGCAAGCTCTTTAATGATGAACACTCCTTTTCAATGTATATACTATAGTTTATTCAATATATATTATAATATACTTACATACATTGTCTATAGAAAGAGGTAGAAATATGAACAATGACGGTTTGACTTGGCAGGACCCGGAAAAATTGGCCCGGCACGTCGGGATGACACTGAGATATATACGAAATGAGCGCGGGCTCAACCTGCAGGAGCTAGCGTCCATGACCGGTGTCAGTACATTGACGCTAGGCAAGATTGAAAGAGGAGAGGCGAATCCTTCCTTGACAATCATCTGGAAGATCGCGAACGGACTCTCGATCCCCATCTCCGCCCTCCTCGTGGAAAAACAGGAAGTCCAGATCTCCCGGAAAAATGAAGGGAGCAAAGTGATCAGTGCCAATGAATCCTTGACCCTGGAGCCGATGTTTACTTCCTCTGGCTACAGTTCATTGGAAACCCACAGGGCCTTCCTGAAACCGGACAGTGAGTACCGTGCCGATGCCCACCAGCCCGGGGTGATTGAATTTGTCACCGTCATGGAAGGAAGAGCACGTGTGAAAGTGCAGGATGACGTATTCGAGCTGGGTCAGTATGACTCGATCAAATTC
Coding sequences:
- a CDS encoding multidrug resistance efflux transporter family protein, whose amino-acid sequence is MKELALGVISSMFFAVTFILNRSMELAGGSWMWSSSLRFLFMLPFLFLIVGLRKNINQVWIEMKKKPFEWLTWSFVGFVLFYGPITYAAAYGPGWLVAGTWQFTIVAGILLAPLFYTSGPVKRRHSIQKRALAISSIILVGVLFIQQENARGLSPSEMVVGVLPVIIAAFAYPLGNRKMMEVCGGKLDTFQRVLGMTIASTPFWLILGCYAFFKVGAPSTPQVTQSFIVAICSGVIATSLFFIATNQARHNPGKLAAVEATQSTQILFVIMGEAAILSVPFPSGFALIGIPLIITGMIIHTVNVKKMNTGMVKPVKSVS
- a CDS encoding XRE family transcriptional regulator, giving the protein MTLRYIRNERGLNLQELASMTGVSTLTLGKIERGEANPSLTIIWKIANGLSIPISALLVEKQEVQISRKNEGSKVISANESLTLEPMFTSSGYSSLETHRAFLKPDSEYRADAHQPGVIEFVTVMEGRARVKVQDDVFELGQYDSIKFHGDKVHSYINMESTEAVLHFVMIYTGRTD
- a CDS encoding 2OG-Fe(II) oxygenase translates to MDTTEIAVKEQTIFHHTGNKIKTEDRDIQIIAKMEEPLIVVLGNVLSHEECDELIQLSKDRVQRSKIGNTRAVDELRTSSSVFLQEGEHDVVTRVEKRVSQIMNIPVEHGEGLQILNYKPGQEYKAHFDFFSASSRPVKNPRISTLVMYLNDVEEGGETYFPKLNFSVSPQKGMAVYFEYFYDNQELNDLTLHGGAPVAIGDKWAATQWMRRKVFK